The Lolium rigidum isolate FL_2022 chromosome 2, APGP_CSIRO_Lrig_0.1, whole genome shotgun sequence genomic interval tctgtggcgcaccttgcctggtgcgccacaaaataactttctgtggtgcatttttaatggtgcgccacagaactaagatcCACCTATAAGCGTTTCCCTACTAGTGATAGTCACATATCACAACATCAAGGGCATGCCCACATACACACTAGTTGAACAATCATCAAAACTCGCATCACACTAAGATTAGGGGTTTCAATACCCCATATGAAAAAGCCAAGACGCCAAAACATAACCCTACTTATCATGAGGAGAGGAGGCGGGATAATCATGATAACTGACCACCCTCTACGTGGAGTCCTCATCGTCATAGATCCTCACTTCATCATCAAATCGCCCTTGACCTTGAAGATCGGGGCATCCATGATCTCTAGGCTATGTGCATTTTCTAGAGGTCTTGAGTGGAAGGATATGGGTATCAAACCCTTGTTAATGGCTTGAAGTCTTCCGGGATGACCACCAGATAGAGTTCATCCTTGTTCATATGCACATAGAACCACGATGGCTAAATGGAATCACTGAAGTGTCCGATCTTGGGACGCGGgtctttctctctctccctctctctccgccACCACATTCCTACATGGAACCTCTTCAATTGGACCCATGATTCATAGAAGGCGCTCTTTCTAGACTTGGTGGACCAAAAGGGTGTTGGCCATGATTGCTTGATCAAGACCAGTATATTCTTCGCGTTGTACCTCTGATGCTCCTGCATGAAGCACTACCATTGTGCAATCTTCCGGCCAAAATCGTCAAAGGAAACCGAAAAATTTCATCGTCGGACTAAGATCATTATCTATAAATAAGATACGAGCCCCAAATCTAGAGCATCACCAGACTAAAAACCCTgcgtaaatccaaatctagcatccctTAACCTAAATACATGTAAGATGAATATGGATGAAAATATAATTCAACCCCATGTTTCATAAACCCTAATCCAATCTCTACTTTGCCGcattcatatgtgaagagtgttgGAGAACTTAGAACCAATGCAACAAATTAAGGGGTAAGCCACATTTGAGTCATCGCCAATGACACCGGTGAAGAGTGGAAAACGTGTACTATCTGGTAAGAAGTGAGCATCCAACGTTGTCGGTGAAGCTAAGCCACCGCAACAATAAACACGTAAGACGAAGAATGATAGTCGCTCAAAGGAAAATAGAGACGAACGGTTCATCCAGGCATGTGTTTGGGGGAGTGAAAGAGCCCAAAAACTAATGTCACATGTTACCAGCCGTGTAGTTGCATGTTAGTTGTGGGGTCAGCTGACCGCTTCATTTTGTATATATTTATGAATTGGTATCTGCTATTAAGATGCCTACATGATTTTGCTGCTGGCTCCGCGCTGCTGCTAGTTATCAATCAGATGTGTCATCTCTCGCCATCTCGCCTCGTCTAGCTCGGCAACCATTTGCAGCTTTAAGAGGTTGGACCATTGGACACATCTCCATGGCCCAACCACATTACCGTGTAGTGTATGGGTTTCATATATACAAGGAGATACGGCCCAACCATGGTCCAACCACATTACCATGTAGTGTAGGGGTTTCATATATACAAGGAGATACGGCCTTCTCCAATGCATTACCTCTTAGCGTGTTAACCAAGGTAGCATGTATTTTAAGAGAAAAtcatacaatgcattgttttttagGGTTGTATCATAGTGAGAATGTATTTATCTTTACAAATTTGGGCTCAtactttttcaaaatttgaaaccaGTATCTTAACGTTTTTAAAGAAAACTGAAAAGGCCTAGATATAGACAATGTTGTACTTTATCAACGTGCAAAATCTCACTTGAAATGCCTTATATTCGGCGCAACACACAAAAATGACAATCTAATAGATTTGAGTGGTTTGAAAATTTACACTCTTCACTATTTTAGATGTCAGACTTTATGCCCTGAATATGAAGTATCTTTTGAGATGAGATTTGGCAAGTTGGCAACATACAGCATTATCTACATCTAGGTGTTTATTTCAGACTCTTTCTAAATCTTCACAATGTTGTTTCTAATTTTTTCAAAAAAGGATTCCATGCAGCCCGAGCTCCATTTTTCCACACCCGttattctcttttctacttaactgCAGTGTCACATCAGAAAAGAAACTAGCATCGAGCATTAGGAGTCGTGATACTGTACCAAATACGGTCTCCAACGATCACTAATCAAGGCAAGAGGAGTACTCGTACTATAATAGTGACAGATTTGAAAGTGAATCGTGCAAAGGGGAAGAGACAGAGGCCACAGCTGCCAGTCCACTAGAGTACAGATCTCCATCGCCTCTGCCGCCTGTCGCTCTTCCaccaaggaaagattccctcctcCGACATGGCCGGCGACCTGCGCCAGCGTCGCGCCGCGGGGGACGCCAGCGGGGAGGAGGAGCGCGCCAAGGCGGGCACgtcgtccggcggcggcggcggggtcgaggaggcggcggagcgcgGGAGCGGGGGCAGGAAGGAGGCGCTGGGGTGGCTGGAGTGGAGCCGCGGCTGGCTCGCCGCCGTGGGGGAGTTCTTCTTCCAGCGGATCGCCGCCAGCCACCTCGCCAACCCGCTCGAGCTGCCCCCGCTCGACGGCGTCTCCATCATCGTCACCGGCGCCACCAGCGGCATCGGCCTCGAGATCGCAAGGTGTCTTCTTTCGCCTGCCCACAACTCTATAGATGGGATCTCCTAACTGTTGCTATTAAGCCAATTCGCTCCAGAATTGCTGCTTGGTCTTATTAGGTCTAGTTTCTGAATTCCAACTAGCAACATGTGTAACTGTATTCCAACTATACACTGACAAAATACATTGTTAGGCCGTGCTAATACATGACAGCAAATACTTCACAAATCTGACTGTGCCGGACCAGTCAAATTGTTACCTGGTTTCAACTCATTTGAGGCAAAACTATGCTGTTCTGCAATGTCTCTTTCTTTGTTCACCAGTCAGCACATTGCATCTCTGGGGGAGATCTTAGTCTTCTAGTTGTTCTCTATTTCATTGCAATTGGGATTTTTGCATGGAGTCATGTGATGTTTGCCTCGATAGATTTGCGTCACATCCTACACTGTAGAAAGTATTAGGATTTTGGAAAATGTGTGAAGCTCCAAATAAGTGGTGGATATCTTGCTCTGAAACTAATATTGAGTATGTCTTTGGCCTCATGATCAAACCAGGCAACTCGCACAAGCAGGAGCCCATGTTGTGATGGCAGTTAGGAGACCCAAGACAGCACATGAGCTGATCCAGAAATGGCAGAATGAAAAATCagaatgttccatgccacttaatGTCGAGGTAATTGTTGATGAATGGATGGATTTGAGTGTGCTGACATTTTATCCTTTTGCTCTTCCTCGTTTGATATATAGACATAGGTTTAGAGTTTCTGATTTTTGTTGGTTCTTGTTGAGTTCCAACTTCCAAGTGTGTTGTATATGGATTTATTCACATTGAGGACGAAAGGAAATATGTTGCAATTGCATATCTTAATTGTTGAAGTGCGATTTAACTGCAGACTATCTGACACTGTGTTTGAATATTCATCTGAAGGTAATGGAGCTGGATTTGATCTCCTAGACTCAGTTGTAAAATTTGCTGATGCTTGGAATGCCCGTATGGCACCCCTACATGTATTGATCAACAATGCTGGCATTTTCGCTATAGGAGGTGTGTATGGAACCTGATTATTTTGACTTTAGCCTTTAAATTGATCCAATTTGCTGAGTAGTGAAGTAGATAATTATATGGAAATAACTGACCTTTCCCTCCCCTGTAGAGCCTCAGCGTTTTTCAAAGGATGGATATGAACAACATATGCACGTGAACCATCTTGCACCAGCTTTACTAGCAATGTTGCTTCTACCTTCCCTTATCAGGGGCTCCCCAAGCAGAATTATAAATGTCAATTCAGTCGTGAGTTTTCCATCATTACCAGTTCCTTCTACTAACAGGAACTACTCATTTCAATCTTCAAGTCGTTATCGTATTGTCAACCTTCTCCGTACACTTGCAACATCTAACATGCTTGTGTTCGATTTCAGATGCACACACTAGGTTTTGTAGATGCTGAAGATATGAACCTTACATCTGGAAAGCACAAGTACAGAAGTTGGTTGGGATACTCAAATAGCAAGTTAGCACAGGTATCGTCATGTTTCATTGCAAGTGGAATATCATTGTCTAagctttttatgcatcttgtttAATGTTACTTTGTTCTGAGTTCTCATCTCATACTCAGGTAAAATTTAGCAGCATATTTCATAAGAGAATTCCTGCAGAGGCTGGTGTCCATATTGTTTGCACCTCTCCTGGGATTGTCCACACAAATGTtgtgagtgccaccaccaccctcCTCTCCAATTTCATTCACTTTCAGTTTATCATGTCCTTTATTTTGTTTCAGAAGGTGAAACTGTGAAGTGTTCTTTTTACCTATTTATTGTTGTGTACTTGGCTCTTTGCGTTTGGAGAAGAAAATGGCATACATCGAAACCATCTGCATTGTAGAAATATAGGAAGGATTAGATAACATTATCAACTGAGCGGTTGAAACACAACGACAGATGAAAATTATCTCTGCAGTACAAAGGTGCATCTCAGAATATATGTTGTGAGAAAATTTGTTCAGATCTATTCCCAGTATCAAGTCTACTGTCCCTACCGGATAATTCCTATTGATCATTCTGATGGACCATGATACATCTATAAACTCACTCTGCTCTCCCTATGTTTGTTTACTCCCTGGATATTGACTTAATCACCCATGGCATGACACAGGCGCGGGACCTCCCTAAGATTCTTGTAGCTGGATATGGTCTCATTCCCTACTTCATATTTGATGCTCAAGAAGGTGAGTCCCTGAATCTTTTGTGTATTGCCTTCTGTCATTTAACAATGTCTGCGTCTCCTAATATACTTCATCGCCGATGTAACGCAGGATCAAGAAGTACATTGTTTGCAGCATCTGACCCCCAAGTTCCGGAATACTGCGAGACATTGAAGTCCGAAGACTGGCCTGTCTGTGCATGCATTAACTATGACTGCAATCCAATGAATGCCTCGGAAGAAGCACACAACCTCGATACATCACACCTTGTCTGGGAAAAGACACTCGAGATGATCGGCCTCCCATCCGATGCTCTGGAGAAGCTCATCGCGGGTGAATCGGTTCAGTGCCGCTACGGAGCAGAGAAGTCGGAATAGGGAGGATATGTACTGCCATACAAATAAATAGGATGGATATCTCAAAACGCATGATCAGCCTGATCTAATTCATTTTTAGTTTCTAGTTCAGTGGTGGTTCTAATTAAGTACTTGATTGGAGTACCTTTGTTATACCAAGAGGTATAGACTGCAACCAGTCCGCACTTGTTCCTATGCATCTGTGTGCTTGTTACGGGTGATAGAATTGTAGAGTTTTGTGTTGTAAAAACATATTTTGGTGGCCATTATAGTACTGCCTGGGAATTAATGAGAAATCTTTATGAAAAAATGTATATTTTCAAAGATCAGTTCTGAAGTCAAGGATAATGTGGCAATCAAATTTATAACATAAACGCATTATTATGCAAGTGCGCGCATGCTCAACTCTATATAAACAAAAGAGGTATTGCCAAAGTCAACACTAAAAGACACTGTCTTAAGTACAAACATAAGAAATAAATCAGTGCTCTTCCATACTTATACTATTATACTCATACAAGAGACATGGGAGCAATGAAAGATTGGCCAAGCAAGAGGGTTAAGATTCTGATTAATTACAGGTATCACCCCTATACGGGACAAGGGACCCTAACAGAGCTGCCCAAAACAACAGCTATGCATACAAGAACAACAATCACGAGCTTCCTTTCATCTCGAGGGATCTAACAGACGTCCTGACTTGCCAATGGGCGAGTGGCAGCGTTAGTCAGCATCCCACCTCCGTTGCACTTAGGCATTCGGCGGCCAAAGCTTTGGATCTTGGGTTGTGTCCACGGCAGTCGGGGGCAGCCAGTGCCACATTGCCATTCCAGGGAACGCAGCAGGCATTGGAGCGCCTTTGTTGGTTGGAACTTGGTAAGGTGGTGCAAATGGAGGAAATGCAGCGGGGTGGAATGCTGCTGGATGAGGCATGTGAGGAATAAATCCTGTAGGAGCAACACTTGCTGCCTTGATTTGCTGTTCCAGCTTCTCTTTTTCAGCCTTCAGGCTCACCTTCTCATCTCGGAGCTCATTCTTCTCTACCTGGAAAATTATAGAGCCATTTGTAAAAGAACAAATTTAGTAAAATCTAGCATTCTCAGATGTGTGGGAAGTCAGGGAATTAATGAAAGATgaaaaatctagtactccctccgatccatattacttgttgctaatatggatgtatctagacacattttagttctagatacatccataattagcgacaactaatatggaccggagggagcaaTTTAATTGGCGGCCAGCCAATCTTGCACACTAATAAAACTGGGGGCAGTTAAGAATGCATTagaactacttgcttgtttaactCGTGTTATGGGAACAAGATACCTTAAGGTCCTTGATTGCCTCTCGTAGATTCTCATTTGATTCTTTAAGCTTTTCTGTCTCACCTCTGAGTTGTGTCAACATACGAGCTGCATCACTCAAGATACTTGCTTTATCCAACTTAGCCTGCTTGCTCGCTGAACATACTTCGGCAGACCCGTGCTGGCCAGAATTCATAACAGCACATAATTCAAGAAACCTGCAATCAAAATAAGTGACAGTTCATACTTCATACAGATAGGGAACACAGGAAGGGATGGTTTAACATTAGGGGTACATAATGCAAGATGCCCATACCTATCATTCAGTTTATCCCTCCGCATTTTCTCACGGCAAGCTTTGGACTTTGGACCAGATGAAGATGGTTCATCTCTACCTCTGCACGAAATGAAATTTCTTAGTACTAAAAATTCTGGAATGGTGCTGACTAAGGAAATATATCAGGCAGGACAATGCATAGTATGTTACAAACTGGAGTATGCCGACTGTGTCAATGGCACCATTGGCATTTGTAATGGGTTGCAATAGTGTTTAAATATAATggaacaaaattttcagcattaTGCCATCAGCCCAATTCAGAACAACCAGTAATGAAATAATTTATATGCTCTCAATTCTTAAGTGCATTATATCTTCAATTATACCACTGGATACTGAACCTAGAGAGCATAATCAGTATTAAACAACTAACAAGGGTATGAAATGCCAAAACACAACTCAAAAAGAAACTTTTTCATAGTTAGGAAGAATGTAATTGAAGATAGTACTTTAGCATATGGAAGAAAAAACAGAAGAGTAAGACTGGCACCTTTTACCCAAATTAGAATGCTCAAGACCGCATGCATCTCCACTTACATCCTCAATCCCAAGTCTGTGAAATAAACAGCAATCAGGTACAAGCACAAAAATATGGAAGGGCATTGTAGCTGCTCAAGGCAACGAAAGATTTTGCCGCTCATATTTCAGCAGCACATGCTAATAAACCAATATTTACTATCATATCTATGCACATCACTCCAGTATACAGACCGAGCAATGAGCCCTGTGATGGTATGCCACCTAACACTGAGCACAACGTCGTGCATTGCTAAGTGAAGGCACAAAAAACCACTGATCACTATCGGCAGGCTCGCCTAGAAGGCACTGACAATGCCGGCACTCAGATGTTCACTAATATCTTCAGTTTTGCAGCATGGGTTCAGAGTGGTTCATGGGTAACAATCACACACTGGAGACCCAGATTTCGCATCAACAAAAGCTACAGATCATACATTCCAAAATTTCAAGCCATGTAGCGCGCAAGATTGAAGGGTTCCAACAACAAGAACTGCTACGCGTTCAACGCCGCCCGCAGATAATAAAGAAATCTACGGCGACAGCGACCTCGAGACTACAAAATTTTCCGTACACCACGAAATCACAAAAACTAATGCAATCTAGAGCAATACGAAGACAAAATCGATTCTTTGTTGCGGTGTCCGTACCCTCCGTCGCAGAAGGCGGCGAGGTCCTCCCcgtcgtcgccggcgcctccGATGAGGAAATCTTCGACCGgatctccgccgccgcagccctcAATCATCGCGGCGTCCGGGGATCCGACCctcctgccgctgccggaggaatCCGCTGCCGGGCCTAGGGTTGGCTGGGGAGGCGGGCTAGAGGCTGGGGAGGGGAGGAGTGCGGATTTTGCAGATAGCACCTTGGATGCTCTCCAGCTAGTCGCCGCAGAGAAGGTTGGTTCTGGGATTTGGGGGTCTTTGGAGGTGCTATCCGAGTAGCAAGTGAAGAAGAGGAACTGGTGGTGTAGGATGGATTGCGTGTGGCTTGTGAGCCCCGTTGATGCATGGTCATCATGTAGTTTGTTTTCATgtttcatgtgatctatttgggtcCATTATCTTACAAAATGCTTTAGGATATGATGTTTTCTTTCCAAAATGGAGCAACATGCCCGTATAGATCTATGCATGGTGTTATTATTGTATCGTTCTATTCTTAATAGATGAtcccatttctcttcacatgcaagctatccacatcagcAAGCCTTTAATTGGTCCACCTCACAAAGCCATCAGCGTTTGGCGATGCTACCTCGTCTTCTTTTTTCCAGCGAGGCACTCAGTCCTGTGATGTGTTCCGTTCGTTTCAAAGGCAGCAGTGTTCTTATCTAACTCTCTAATTACTTCTCCAATTATTGATTCCCATCTCCCCTTCATCTTCTTGCGGAATATAAACTGATGGTTCTCATGTCCTTCGTCTTCCACTTCGTGAAACTGCAGCACTAATTAGTGGAGAGTTACTCTCCAGTTTAAATACTGCATCTGTTCCGTTTTCCCGTCCTCCCCACGCCTCATGCTCGCCTCCTGCTCTAGAGCTGCTCCGCTCCTGCCTCCACCGGTCGAGACTTCACAGACCCAGCAGATTTCTCCCCAGGAAACCGCTGCTACTGAATAGACGATTTTGAAGTTCCGTCGTCTCTCTCAACGGAAGATGGGTGTTCGATGGTCTGCTTCACCGTGCTCTTTCATGGTTTACCAGCGCTGATATTATCTGTGAACGAGGACGAAGCCGCAGATcggcaatataccttactaattCTGGTGGTCAACAAGATCATCTTTGGTCCAACATAATATTAAGGATCAACGGA includes:
- the LOC124686267 gene encoding LOW QUALITY PROTEIN: dehydrogenase/reductase SDR family member FEY-like (The sequence of the model RefSeq protein was modified relative to this genomic sequence to represent the inferred CDS: inserted 1 base in 1 codon) codes for the protein MAGDLRQRRAAGDASGEEERAKAGTSSGGGGGVEEAAERGSGGRKEALGWLEWSRGWLAAVGEFFFQRIAASHLANPLELPPLDGVSIIVTGATSGIGLEIARQLAQAGAHVVMAVRRPKTAHELIQKWQNEKSECSMPLNVEVMELDLIXLDSVVKFADAWNARMAPLHVLINNAGIFAIGEPQRFSKDGYEQHMHVNHLAPALLAMLLLPSLIRGSPSRIINVNSVMHTLGFVDAEDMNLTSGKHKYRSWLGYSNSKLAQVKFSSIFHKRIPAEAGVHIVCTSPGIVHTNVARDLPKILVAGYGLIPYFIFDAQEGSRSTLFAASDPQVPEYCETLKSEDWPVCACINYDCNPMNASEEAHNLDTSHLVWEKTLEMIGLPSDALEKLIAGESVQCRYGAEKSE
- the LOC124691597 gene encoding transcription factor ILR3-like — translated: MIEGCGGGDPVEDFLIGGAGDDGEDLAAFCDGGLGIEDVSGDACGLEHSNLGKRGRDEPSSSGPKSKACREKMRRDKLNDRFLELCAVMNSGQHGSAEVCSASKQAKLDKASILSDAARMLTQLRGETEKLKESNENLREAIKDLKVEKNELRDEKVSLKAEKEKLEQQIKAASVAPTGFIPHMPHPAAFHPAAFPPFAPPYQVPTNKGAPMPAAFPGMAMWHWLPPTAVDTTQDPKLWPPNA